The Streptomyces cynarae genome contains a region encoding:
- a CDS encoding LysR family transcriptional regulator — MTSVELRQLRYFLAVAEELNFGRAADRLMIAGPSLSQQIKALERDLGVRLFDRDRRSVSLTPAGAALLPHTRALVERADDLKRRAGRLAGSQPVRLGYVNWLPPDLTARTAGVAQLHVDAWVAPSHTQAARVADGSLDLAVCWIRAEDLAHRGLRARLIGADRLYAVSSGGDDGDVPVGDTSVLLDDDTLSWESWNAFARHLSEDTGARAVRISDGGITGPAFFDHVRRSRRPVVNSPKGQTTPLPPDLVRRPLVAPKVYWTWSVVWRESEERAAVRAVAEALAEGAGDLGIHAPDAWLPDGDPYKR, encoded by the coding sequence ATGACGAGCGTGGAACTGCGCCAGTTGCGGTACTTCCTCGCGGTCGCCGAGGAGCTGAACTTCGGCCGGGCCGCCGATCGTCTGATGATCGCCGGCCCGTCTCTGTCGCAACAGATCAAGGCACTCGAACGCGATCTTGGGGTGCGACTGTTCGACCGTGACCGCCGTTCGGTGTCCCTCACCCCGGCGGGCGCGGCCCTGCTTCCGCACACCCGCGCCCTGGTGGAGCGGGCCGACGACCTCAAGCGCCGGGCAGGCCGTCTCGCCGGGTCGCAGCCGGTTCGGCTCGGCTACGTCAACTGGCTGCCCCCGGATCTGACGGCCCGGACCGCGGGGGTCGCCCAACTGCACGTCGACGCCTGGGTGGCGCCCTCCCACACCCAGGCGGCCCGGGTGGCGGACGGCAGTCTCGACCTCGCGGTGTGCTGGATACGCGCCGAGGACCTGGCACACCGGGGCCTGCGGGCCCGGCTGATCGGCGCAGACCGGCTGTACGCCGTCTCCAGCGGCGGTGACGACGGTGACGTACCGGTCGGGGACACGAGCGTGCTCCTCGACGACGACACCCTGTCCTGGGAGTCGTGGAACGCCTTCGCCCGGCACCTGTCCGAGGACACCGGGGCCCGCGCGGTGCGCATCTCCGACGGCGGCATCACCGGCCCCGCCTTCTTCGACCACGTCCGCCGCAGCCGCCGTCCGGTGGTCAACTCCCCCAAGGGCCAGACCACTCCCCTGCCCCCCGACCTGGTGCGGCGGCCCCTGGTCGCTCCGAAGGTCTACTGGACGTGGTCCGTGGTCTGGCGTGAGAGCGAGGAGCGCGCCGCGGTACGGGCCGTCGCCGAGGCCCTGGCCGAGGGGGCCGGCGACCTCGGCATCCACGCGCCCGACGCCTGGCTGCCCGACGGCGACCCGTACAAGCGCTGA
- a CDS encoding alpha/beta fold hydrolase, translating to MVDHCSVDAGGVRLACRISGPPDAPPLVLLHALGEDGSSWDAVAPHLARSRRVHALDLRGHGRSDWPGAYSLELMRADVLGFLDALGLGTVELIGHSLGGVVAYLLAQDSPGRVSRLVLEDVPVPRPRRPTAPARPDGDLTFDWEVVTAVRPQLDTPDPRWLERLGRITAETLVLAGGPGSHIPQDGIAELARRVPRGRVVTIPVGHLIHEAAPDAFTDAVSAFLL from the coding sequence ATGGTTGACCACTGCTCGGTCGACGCCGGAGGCGTCCGGCTGGCCTGCCGGATCTCGGGACCGCCCGACGCCCCGCCACTCGTCCTGTTGCACGCCCTTGGCGAAGACGGCTCCAGCTGGGACGCGGTGGCGCCGCACCTCGCCCGCAGCCGACGCGTGCACGCGCTCGATCTGCGCGGCCACGGCCGAAGCGACTGGCCGGGTGCGTACTCGCTCGAGCTGATGCGAGCCGATGTACTCGGCTTCCTCGACGCGCTCGGCCTCGGCACGGTGGAGCTGATCGGGCACTCCCTGGGCGGCGTGGTGGCCTACCTGCTCGCCCAGGACAGTCCGGGGCGGGTGAGCCGGCTCGTCCTGGAGGACGTACCGGTGCCGCGCCCCCGACGCCCGACCGCCCCGGCCCGGCCGGACGGCGACCTGACCTTCGACTGGGAGGTGGTGACGGCGGTCAGGCCGCAGCTCGACACGCCGGATCCACGCTGGCTGGAGCGGCTCGGCCGGATCACCGCCGAGACCCTCGTGCTCGCCGGCGGTCCCGGCAGCCACATCCCCCAGGACGGCATCGCGGAACTGGCGCGCCGGGTCCCACGCGGGCGGGTGGTCACCATCCCGGTCGGGCACCTCATCCATGAGGCCGCCCCGGACGCTTTCACGGACGCCGTCTCGGCCTTCCTGCTGTGA
- a CDS encoding antitoxin, producing MSVMDKLRQMLKGHGERTGEGHDKAGQPAGEQPHGAQPGPVDKGPDALREQMRSRPEQDNPPQP from the coding sequence ATGTCCGTGATGGACAAGCTGAGGCAGATGCTCAAGGGCCATGGCGAACGCACCGGTGAGGGCCACGACAAGGCGGGGCAGCCCGCAGGCGAACAGCCACACGGCGCGCAGCCCGGTCCGGTCGACAAGGGTCCGGACGCGCTCAGGGAGCAGATGCGGTCCCGGCCTGAGCAGGACAACCCGCCCCAGCCGTAG
- a CDS encoding type II toxin-antitoxin system PemK/MazF family toxin: MTAFTEEDVPGRYGPSATTEADPREVGRVRTEYSPAHDGDPDPGEIVWTWVPFEENDGRGKDRPVLVVAREAAGTLLAVQLSSKRHDGDREWVPIGSGPWDRSGRDSWVDVDRVLRVHEAGMRREACALDRMRFNLVVHRLRERYGWN; encoded by the coding sequence GTGACTGCCTTTACCGAAGAAGACGTCCCCGGCCGCTACGGCCCCTCCGCCACCACGGAGGCCGACCCCCGTGAGGTGGGCCGGGTACGGACCGAGTACTCCCCCGCGCACGACGGCGACCCCGACCCCGGCGAGATCGTCTGGACGTGGGTGCCGTTCGAGGAGAACGACGGGCGCGGCAAGGACCGCCCAGTGCTCGTGGTCGCCCGTGAGGCGGCGGGCACGCTGCTGGCCGTGCAGCTCTCCAGCAAGCGGCACGACGGCGACCGGGAGTGGGTGCCGATCGGGAGCGGGCCCTGGGACCGGTCCGGGCGCGACTCCTGGGTGGACGTGGACCGGGTCCTCCGGGTGCACGAGGCCGGCATGCGGCGCGAGGCGTGCGCGCTGGACCGGATGCGGTTCAACCTCGTGGTGCACCGGCTGAGGGAACGCTACGGCTGGAACTGA
- the egtB gene encoding ergothioneine biosynthesis protein EgtB: MTDERSPIDPEILRERALDALTTARDRTALLTTCVDESDLTAQHSPLMSPLVWDLAHIGNQEELWLLRAVAGREAIRPEIDGLYDAFEHPRAERPSLPLLPPDEARRYAAEVRGRALDVLERTPLTGRRLTEAGFAFGMIAQHEQQHDETMLITHQLRKGPQALTAPDPEPVTPYDGPSEVFVPGGPFIMGTSTEPWALDNERPAHQRQVPPFYIDAVPVTNGAYTAFIEDGGYDDERWWSLEGWAHIRKHGVEAPLFWRREGGQWLRRRFGVTEVVPPDEPVLHVCWYEADAYARWAGRRLPTEIEWEKAARHDPATGRSRRYPWGEADPTPEHANLGQRHLRPAPVGSYPAGASPLGVRQLIGDVWEWTSSDFLPYPGFTAFPYKEYSQVFFGPEYKVLRGGSFAVDQVACRGTFRNWDYPIRRQIFSGFRTARDV; the protein is encoded by the coding sequence ATGACCGACGAACGGTCCCCGATCGACCCCGAGATACTCCGGGAGCGCGCGCTGGACGCCCTCACCACGGCCCGCGACCGCACCGCGCTCCTGACCACCTGCGTCGACGAATCCGACCTGACGGCACAGCACTCCCCGCTGATGTCCCCGCTGGTGTGGGACCTGGCGCACATAGGCAACCAGGAAGAGCTGTGGCTGCTGCGCGCGGTCGCCGGCCGCGAGGCGATACGGCCCGAGATCGACGGGCTGTACGACGCCTTCGAACACCCGCGCGCCGAGCGGCCCTCGCTGCCGCTGCTGCCGCCCGACGAGGCCCGGCGCTATGCCGCCGAGGTGCGCGGGCGGGCCCTGGACGTGCTGGAGCGCACGCCGCTGACGGGCCGGCGCCTGACCGAGGCGGGCTTCGCCTTCGGCATGATCGCCCAGCACGAGCAGCAGCACGACGAGACGATGCTGATCACACACCAGCTCCGCAAGGGCCCGCAGGCGCTCACCGCCCCGGACCCGGAGCCGGTGACGCCGTACGACGGCCCGTCCGAGGTCTTCGTGCCCGGCGGCCCGTTCATCATGGGCACCTCCACCGAGCCGTGGGCACTGGACAACGAACGGCCCGCGCACCAGCGTCAGGTGCCGCCGTTCTACATCGACGCCGTCCCGGTGACGAACGGCGCCTACACGGCCTTCATCGAGGACGGCGGCTACGACGACGAGCGCTGGTGGAGCCTCGAGGGCTGGGCCCACATCCGCAAGCACGGCGTCGAGGCCCCGCTGTTCTGGCGTCGGGAGGGCGGGCAGTGGCTGCGGCGGCGCTTCGGCGTCACCGAGGTCGTACCGCCCGACGAGCCGGTGCTGCACGTTTGCTGGTACGAGGCGGACGCGTACGCGCGCTGGGCGGGGCGCCGGCTGCCCACCGAGATCGAGTGGGAGAAGGCCGCCCGCCACGACCCTGCCACGGGACGGTCCCGGCGCTACCCGTGGGGCGAGGCCGACCCCACCCCCGAGCACGCCAACCTCGGGCAGCGGCACCTGCGTCCCGCGCCGGTCGGCAGTTACCCGGCGGGCGCCTCCCCGCTCGGCGTACGGCAGCTGATCGGTGACGTGTGGGAGTGGACGTCGAGCGACTTCCTGCCCTACCCGGGGTTCACGGCCTTCCCGTACAAGGAGTACTCGCAGGTGTTCTTCGGACCGGAGTACAAGGTGCTGCGCGGCGGTTCGTTCGCCGTGGACCAGGTGGCCTGCCGGGGCACCTTCCGGAACTGGGACTATCCGATCCGGCGCCAGATCTTCTCCGGCTTCCGCACCGCCCGGGACGTGTGA
- the egtC gene encoding ergothioneine biosynthesis protein EgtC codes for MCRHLAYLGPEEPLGRLLKEPSHSLYRQSWEPRRQRFGTVNADGFGVGWYAEGDPVPARYRRMEPIWSDPSFADLARVVRSGALLAAVRDATEGCAAGEAAAAPFAAGRWLFSHNGAVPGWPRSVAALARSLPPAELLSLEARTDSALVWALVLNRLRAGDDGGQALTDTVLEVAAAAPDSRLNLLLTNGSTIAATAWGDTLWYLAEPGSSIVVASEPHDDDSRWQEVPDRTLLTADTTDVLLTPLKDPRDDMASSPTLGSARVGAPPSPEEPRT; via the coding sequence ATGTGCCGTCATCTCGCGTACCTGGGCCCCGAGGAGCCGCTCGGCCGGCTCCTCAAGGAGCCGTCGCACAGCCTGTACCGGCAGTCGTGGGAGCCGCGGCGACAGCGGTTCGGCACGGTCAACGCCGACGGCTTCGGCGTCGGCTGGTACGCCGAGGGTGATCCGGTGCCCGCGCGGTACCGCCGGATGGAGCCCATCTGGAGCGACCCGTCCTTCGCCGATCTGGCGCGGGTCGTGCGCTCCGGTGCGCTGCTGGCGGCCGTACGGGACGCGACCGAAGGGTGCGCCGCGGGAGAGGCCGCGGCGGCGCCGTTCGCGGCGGGCCGGTGGCTGTTCAGCCACAACGGGGCCGTGCCCGGATGGCCGCGCTCCGTCGCCGCCCTCGCCCGGTCCCTGCCGCCGGCCGAACTGCTGTCGCTGGAGGCCCGCACCGACTCGGCCCTCGTCTGGGCGCTCGTGCTGAACCGGCTGCGCGCCGGCGACGACGGGGGGCAGGCGCTGACCGACACCGTGCTCGAGGTCGCCGCGGCGGCCCCCGACTCCCGGCTCAACCTGCTGCTCACCAACGGCTCGACGATCGCGGCGACCGCGTGGGGCGACACCCTGTGGTACCTCGCCGAGCCGGGCAGCAGCATCGTCGTCGCCTCCGAGCCCCACGACGACGACTCGCGCTGGCAGGAGGTGCCCGACCGCACGTTGCTCACGGCCGACACCACCGACGTCCTGCTGACCCCGCTCAAGGACCCGCGCGACGACATGGCGTCCTCCCCCACTCTCGGCTCCGCTCGAGTGGGGGCACCCCCATCACCCGAGGAGCCCCGCACGTGA
- the egtD gene encoding L-histidine N(alpha)-methyltransferase, with protein MSPFHLTRTLPEDATDAALRTDVLTGLTGSPRTLPPKWFYDAHGSDLFEEITELPEYYPTRAERDILIARSGEIAAAAGARTLVELGSGSSEKTRHLLDAMSGLHTYVPVDVSESALTQAGQALAAERPGLHVHALIADFTAALTLPETPGPRLVAFLGGTIGNLVPAERATFLKAVRALMAPGDTLLLGTDLVKDPSVLVAAYDDTAGVTAAFNKNVLAVVNRELGADFDPDAFDHVALWDAENEWIEMRLRARTAQTVKVPAVGLAVDFAEGEELRTEVSAKFRKDGVSRELAAAGLDLTHWWTDGEGRFALSLSSARPAD; from the coding sequence GTGAGCCCGTTCCATCTCACCCGCACCCTGCCCGAGGACGCCACGGACGCCGCGCTGCGCACGGACGTCCTCACCGGCCTCACCGGCAGCCCCAGGACGCTGCCCCCGAAGTGGTTCTACGACGCCCACGGCAGCGACCTGTTCGAAGAGATCACCGAGCTTCCGGAGTACTACCCCACACGCGCCGAACGGGACATCCTCATCGCCCGCTCCGGGGAGATCGCGGCCGCGGCCGGTGCGCGCACACTGGTCGAGCTGGGCTCCGGTTCGTCCGAGAAGACACGGCACCTGCTGGACGCGATGAGCGGACTGCACACCTACGTCCCCGTCGACGTCAGCGAGAGCGCGCTCACCCAGGCGGGACAGGCCCTGGCCGCCGAGCGGCCAGGGCTGCACGTCCACGCGCTCATCGCCGACTTCACGGCGGCCCTCACGCTGCCGGAGACGCCCGGGCCGCGGCTCGTCGCCTTCCTCGGCGGCACGATCGGCAACCTGGTGCCCGCCGAACGGGCGACGTTCCTCAAGGCCGTGAGGGCCCTGATGGCGCCCGGGGACACGCTGCTGCTCGGCACCGACCTGGTGAAGGACCCCTCGGTGCTGGTGGCGGCGTACGACGACACGGCCGGGGTGACGGCCGCGTTCAACAAGAACGTGCTGGCCGTCGTCAACCGGGAGCTGGGCGCCGACTTCGACCCGGACGCCTTCGACCATGTGGCGCTGTGGGACGCGGAGAACGAGTGGATCGAGATGCGGTTGCGTGCGCGCACCGCGCAGACCGTGAAGGTCCCGGCGGTTGGCCTGGCGGTCGACTTCGCCGAGGGTGAGGAGCTGCGCACGGAGGTGTCGGCGAAGTTCCGCAAGGACGGTGTGAGTCGGGAACTGGCCGCCGCCGGCCTGGACCTGACGCACTGGTGGACGGACGGGGAAGGGAGGTTCGCCCTGTCCCTGAGCTCGGCACGCCCGGCCGACTGA
- a CDS encoding dodecin gives MTDHIYRVTEIVGSSPDGIDQAIRNGIERASQTLRNLDWFEVTQVRGRIADGRIEHYQVGLKVGFRLEDGE, from the coding sequence ATGACCGATCACATCTACCGGGTCACCGAGATCGTCGGCAGCTCGCCCGATGGCATCGACCAGGCCATCCGCAACGGGATCGAACGCGCCTCACAGACCCTGCGCAACCTGGACTGGTTCGAGGTCACCCAGGTCAGGGGCCGGATCGCGGACGGGCGGATCGAGCACTACCAGGTCGGCCTGAAGGTGGGCTTCCGGCTCGAGGACGGCGAGTAG
- a CDS encoding phosphatase domain-containing protein, whose protein sequence is MTNDSRPVAVFDLDNTLADTAHRQRFLRTRPRDWDGFFAAAPQDPPLAEGIALALRTAEECELVYLTGRPARCRRDTLDWLAAHGLPEGRLYMRSNGDRRPARVTKLELLRELARGREVRVLVDDDELVCQDAERAGFTVVRAHWASPSADLKDAQEREGRT, encoded by the coding sequence GTGACCAACGACAGCAGACCCGTCGCCGTCTTCGACCTGGACAACACCCTCGCCGACACCGCGCACCGGCAGCGCTTCCTTCGGACGAGACCGCGTGACTGGGACGGCTTCTTCGCCGCCGCGCCGCAGGACCCGCCGCTGGCCGAGGGGATCGCGCTCGCGCTGAGGACCGCAGAGGAGTGCGAGCTGGTCTATCTGACCGGGCGGCCCGCGCGCTGCCGGCGCGACACCCTCGACTGGCTCGCCGCCCACGGGCTGCCCGAGGGGCGCCTGTACATGCGGTCGAACGGCGACCGCAGGCCCGCCCGCGTCACCAAGCTGGAACTGCTGCGCGAGCTGGCCCGCGGCCGGGAGGTCCGCGTTCTCGTCGACGACGACGAACTGGTCTGCCAGGACGCCGAACGAGCGGGTTTCACCGTCGTCCGTGCCCACTGGGCGTCCCCGTCCGCCGACCTGAAGGACGCCCAGGAACGGGAGGGGCGGACCTGA
- a CDS encoding helix-turn-helix transcriptional regulator, with amino-acid sequence MDFRPRRIPLPPTRSPAPDSRAAVFWRNRALGLFDRLPLPTAYCTTDGTILRVNAAMAGEWGTLAGPLRGRSILDLFHPETRDELRAVTEAIRLHRRSRYTVAVGWTTAAGVERRGEMTVDLVGEASHNAPDLLLMLPVREDVPAPARDCDVAPVKADEIEARILALAAAGSTTGQIASAVGLTVDGVNYHFKQLSRRWGVTGKAALVARAYVEGVLAPAVWPPTPARPDG; translated from the coding sequence ATGGATTTCCGCCCCCGGCGGATACCCCTGCCGCCCACCAGATCCCCGGCGCCGGACAGCCGCGCGGCGGTCTTCTGGCGCAACCGCGCGCTGGGCCTGTTCGACCGGCTCCCGCTGCCCACGGCCTACTGCACGACGGACGGCACCATCCTGCGGGTCAACGCGGCCATGGCGGGGGAGTGGGGGACACTCGCCGGCCCCCTGCGCGGGCGCAGCATCCTCGATCTGTTCCACCCGGAGACCAGGGACGAGTTGCGCGCCGTCACCGAGGCGATCCGGCTGCACCGCAGGTCCCGTTACACCGTCGCGGTCGGCTGGACCACCGCGGCCGGCGTCGAGCGCCGCGGCGAGATGACCGTCGACCTGGTCGGCGAGGCCTCCCACAACGCGCCGGACCTGCTGTTGATGCTCCCCGTCCGCGAGGACGTCCCCGCCCCGGCGCGAGACTGCGACGTCGCGCCGGTCAAGGCGGACGAGATCGAGGCCCGGATCCTCGCGCTGGCGGCGGCCGGCTCCACGACCGGCCAGATCGCCTCCGCCGTGGGTCTGACCGTGGACGGCGTCAACTACCACTTCAAGCAGCTCTCCCGCCGCTGGGGTGTGACCGGCAAGGCGGCCCTGGTGGCGCGCGCCTACGTCGAGGGCGTCCTCGCGCCCGCCGTATGGCCGCCGACGCCCGCACGGCCGGACGGCTGA
- a CDS encoding SAM-dependent methyltransferase, producing the protein MSEHQRQSGGPTRVDTQVAHNARVWNYWIGGRDNYEIDQKVGDQVASMFPVIREVARADRAFLGRAVRFLADERGVRQFLDVGTGLPTLDNTHEMAQRIAPESRIVYVDNDPVVLVHARTLLTSTPEGATDYVDADAHDPDSVVRRAAATLDLTRPVAVMMLGILNFVLDTDRARDIVRTLMSAVPSGSHLVLTHPTTDADLGGQGNVEAMRFWNDNATPPITARTRAEVTSFFDGLDILAPGLVSCAHWRPDAASAGAVTVPQFGAVAVKP; encoded by the coding sequence GTGAGCGAGCACCAGCGCCAGTCGGGCGGGCCGACCCGGGTGGACACCCAGGTGGCCCACAACGCCCGGGTGTGGAACTACTGGATCGGCGGCCGGGACAACTACGAGATCGACCAGAAGGTCGGCGACCAGGTCGCGTCGATGTTCCCGGTGATCCGCGAAGTGGCCCGCGCGGACCGTGCCTTCCTCGGGCGGGCGGTCCGGTTCCTGGCCGACGAGCGCGGGGTGCGGCAGTTCCTGGACGTCGGCACCGGGCTGCCGACGCTGGACAACACCCACGAGATGGCCCAGCGCATCGCACCCGAGTCCCGGATCGTGTACGTCGACAACGATCCCGTCGTGCTGGTCCACGCCCGCACCCTGCTGACCAGCACCCCCGAGGGAGCCACCGACTACGTCGACGCCGACGCGCACGACCCGGACTCCGTCGTCCGCCGCGCCGCGGCCACCCTCGACCTCACCCGCCCCGTCGCCGTCATGATGCTCGGCATCCTCAACTTCGTCCTCGACACCGACCGGGCACGGGACATCGTCCGCACCCTCATGTCCGCGGTGCCGTCCGGCAGTCACCTCGTCCTGACCCACCCCACCACGGACGCCGACCTCGGCGGACAGGGCAACGTCGAGGCGATGCGGTTCTGGAACGACAACGCGACCCCGCCCATCACCGCCCGCACCCGCGCGGAGGTCACGTCCTTCTTCGACGGCCTGGACATCCTCGCCCCCGGCCTCGTCTCGTGCGCCCACTGGCGGCCCGACGCGGCCTCCGCCGGCGCGGTCACGGTCCCGCAGTTCGGCGCGGTCGCCGTCAAACCCTGA
- a CDS encoding CBS domain-containing protein yields MTRQVRDVMSRGTVAVEPMTSVARAARLMRDENVGDVLVTYDSDLFGVLTDRDIVVRMIAENGDPDTTTAGSVCSRPPVVTLAPDDTTDHAAALMRRHAVRRLPVVEKGGCPVGIVSLGDLAAAEDPRSALADVSNARPNR; encoded by the coding sequence ATGACCAGGCAGGTACGTGACGTGATGTCCCGTGGCACGGTCGCCGTCGAGCCGATGACCTCAGTGGCGCGGGCGGCTCGCCTGATGCGCGACGAGAACGTCGGCGACGTGCTGGTGACGTACGACAGCGACCTGTTCGGGGTGCTCACCGACCGCGACATCGTGGTCCGCATGATCGCCGAGAACGGCGACCCGGACACCACGACCGCGGGCTCGGTGTGCAGCCGTCCCCCCGTGGTCACGCTCGCGCCCGACGACACCACCGACCACGCGGCCGCCCTGATGCGCCGACACGCCGTGCGCAGGCTCCCTGTCGTCGAGAAGGGCGGCTGCCCGGTCGGCATCGTCAGCCTGGGCGACCTCGCCGCGGCCGAGGACCCGCGTTCTGCTCTGGCGGACGTCAGCAACGCCCGGCCCAACCGTTGA
- a CDS encoding TIGR03668 family PPOX class F420-dependent oxidoreductase, with the protein MPRIEEDEARRRFTDARVARLATVDPEGRPHLVPVVFAVRGDGGIVMAVDRKPKRSRQLKRLHNIAVHPAVSLLVDAYDEDWERLWWVRADGGARAVPPEVSEDDDRCEYDAALALLGRKYPQYRDSPPDGPVVVVTVHRWSGWRAGPESGAADREPHSDTTNQEVPHDQAGT; encoded by the coding sequence GTGCCGCGGATCGAAGAGGACGAGGCACGGCGACGGTTCACCGACGCCCGCGTGGCGCGGCTGGCGACGGTGGACCCCGAGGGGCGCCCCCACCTCGTGCCGGTCGTGTTCGCCGTGCGCGGCGACGGCGGGATCGTCATGGCCGTCGACCGCAAGCCCAAGAGGTCCCGGCAGCTGAAGCGGTTGCACAACATCGCCGTCCACCCGGCCGTGAGCCTGCTGGTGGACGCGTACGACGAGGACTGGGAGCGGCTGTGGTGGGTACGGGCGGACGGAGGCGCCCGGGCCGTGCCGCCGGAGGTGTCCGAGGACGACGACCGATGCGAGTACGACGCCGCGCTCGCCCTGCTGGGGCGGAAGTACCCCCAGTACCGGGACAGTCCGCCGGACGGACCGGTGGTCGTGGTCACCGTCCACCGCTGGAGCGGTTGGCGCGCCGGCCCCGAGTCCGGGGCGGCCGACCGGGAGCCGCACTCCGACACGACGAACCAGGAGGTTCCCCATGACCAGGCAGGTACGTGA
- a CDS encoding inorganic diphosphatase, whose protein sequence is MEFDVIVEIPQGSRNKYEMDHAQHRIRLDRMLFTSTQYPADYGYIDHTLGRDGDPLDALVIVGEPTFPGCAIECRAVGMFVMKDEKGPDDKILCVPAHDPRYAGVQDIGDVPAFDRLEITHFFEVYKDLEPGKSVEGSHWEGREQAYAEIEASRRRASEG, encoded by the coding sequence GTGGAATTCGACGTGATCGTGGAGATCCCGCAGGGATCGCGCAACAAGTACGAGATGGACCACGCACAGCACCGCATCCGCCTGGACCGGATGCTGTTCACCTCGACCCAGTACCCGGCCGACTACGGCTACATCGACCACACGCTCGGTCGGGACGGCGACCCGCTCGACGCCCTCGTCATCGTCGGAGAGCCCACGTTCCCCGGCTGTGCGATCGAGTGCCGCGCCGTCGGCATGTTCGTCATGAAGGACGAGAAGGGCCCCGACGACAAGATCCTTTGCGTCCCGGCGCACGACCCGCGCTACGCGGGGGTCCAGGACATCGGTGACGTCCCCGCCTTCGACCGGCTGGAGATCACCCACTTCTTCGAGGTGTACAAGGACCTGGAGCCCGGCAAGTCGGTCGAGGGGTCCCACTGGGAGGGGCGGGAGCAGGCGTACGCGGAGATCGAGGCCTCCCGTCGGCGGGCCTCGGAGGGCTGA